The Porphyrobacter sp. HT-58-2 genome has a window encoding:
- a CDS encoding 2-hydroxyacid dehydrogenase, with product MTQRPPRPLTNPPRVIVTRHLMPSVEARMRELFDVVLNEADVPLTRDQLAAAMQDCDVLVPTVTDRIDADLIAGAGERLGLIASFGAGTEHIDLAAAAARKIIVTNTPGVFTDDTADLAMAGIIGVPRRIREGTALVRRGEWTGWAPSGLLGRKLAGKVLGIIGMGRIGQAVAHRARAFGLEIAYYNRKPLPEALERMLGARYVADVDTLMAEADILTLHCPLTEETRHLVDARRIALMKPGSSIVNTARGELIDQEALIAALESGHLAGAGLDVYPDEPHVDPRLIAHPNVMTLPHIGSATAEGREDSGHKVIANIRMWADGHRPPDQVLDALVRG from the coding sequence ATGACCCAGCGCCCTCCCCGCCCCCTCACAAACCCGCCGCGCGTGATCGTCACACGCCACCTGATGCCGAGCGTCGAAGCGCGAATGCGCGAATTGTTCGACGTGGTGCTGAACGAGGCGGATGTGCCGCTGACCCGCGATCAACTTGCCGCCGCCATGCAGGATTGCGACGTGCTGGTGCCGACCGTGACCGACCGGATCGATGCAGATCTGATCGCGGGAGCAGGAGAGCGGCTTGGCCTCATTGCCAGCTTCGGCGCGGGGACCGAGCATATCGACCTTGCCGCCGCTGCCGCGCGCAAGATCATCGTCACCAACACCCCCGGCGTCTTCACCGACGACACCGCTGACCTTGCGATGGCCGGCATCATCGGCGTGCCGCGCCGCATCCGCGAAGGCACCGCGCTGGTGCGCCGGGGCGAGTGGACCGGCTGGGCGCCTTCGGGCCTGCTGGGGAGAAAGCTCGCGGGCAAGGTGCTCGGCATTATCGGCATGGGGCGCATCGGTCAGGCGGTCGCCCACCGCGCCCGCGCCTTCGGGCTGGAGATCGCCTACTACAACCGCAAGCCCCTGCCCGAAGCGCTCGAACGGATGCTGGGCGCGCGCTACGTGGCCGATGTCGATACGCTCATGGCCGAAGCAGACATCCTCACCCTGCACTGCCCTCTCACCGAGGAAACCCGCCACCTCGTCGACGCGCGCCGTATCGCGCTGATGAAGCCGGGCAGCAGCATCGTGAACACCGCGCGCGGTGAGCTGATCGATCAGGAGGCGCTGATCGCGGCTTTGGAGTCGGGCCACCTCGCGGGCGCAGGGCTGGATGTCTATCCTGACGAGCCTCACGTCGATCCGCGTTTGATTGCGCACCCCAACGTCATGACTCTCCCCCACATCGGCAGCGCCACCGCCGAAGGCCGCGAGGATTCGGGCCACAAGGTGATCGCCAATATCCGGATGTGGGCAGACGGACACCGCCCGCCGGATCAGGTGCTGGACGCGCTGGTGCGGGGCTGA
- a CDS encoding acetyl-CoA C-acyltransferase — protein sequence MTQLSPADPIVILSYARTPMGAMQGALADVSATDLGAVAVKAAVERAGVAGEDIDRAYIGCVLPAGLGQAPARQAAIKAGLPLSVEATTVNKVCGSGMQTVIMGTEALASGTVDVVVAGGMESMTNAPYLLKKHRSGARLGHDTAYDHMFLDGLEDAYEPGRAMGTFAQDTANAYQMTREEMDAYAIESLARANAAIASGAFNDEVVPVTVSTRAGDVVVEHDEAPSKGRPDKIPQLKPAFAKDGTITAATSSSISDGAAALVLTRASVAEGKGLTPVARVVATAAHAQAPAQFTTAPIPAIQKVLARAGWGVDDVDLFEVNEAFACVAMFAMRDLGIGHDKINVNGGGTALGHPIGASGTRIIVTLLNALKTQGKKRGVASLCIGGGEATAVAVELI from the coding sequence ATGACCCAGCTCTCCCCCGCCGATCCGATCGTGATCCTTTCCTATGCCCGCACCCCGATGGGGGCGATGCAGGGCGCGCTGGCGGATGTTTCGGCAACTGATCTGGGCGCGGTAGCCGTGAAGGCTGCGGTGGAGCGCGCCGGGGTCGCGGGCGAGGATATCGACCGCGCCTATATCGGTTGTGTGCTTCCGGCCGGGCTCGGGCAGGCGCCTGCGCGTCAGGCCGCGATCAAGGCCGGCCTCCCCCTCAGTGTCGAAGCGACCACGGTCAACAAGGTGTGCGGCTCAGGCATGCAGACCGTGATCATGGGTACCGAGGCGCTGGCCAGCGGCACCGTCGATGTGGTCGTGGCTGGCGGGATGGAGAGCATGACCAATGCGCCCTACCTGCTCAAGAAGCACCGTTCAGGCGCGCGCCTCGGGCATGACACCGCCTATGACCACATGTTCCTCGACGGGCTTGAGGATGCCTACGAGCCGGGCCGGGCGATGGGCACTTTCGCGCAGGACACCGCCAATGCCTACCAGATGACCCGCGAGGAAATGGACGCCTATGCCATCGAATCGCTCGCCCGCGCCAATGCCGCCATCGCCAGCGGGGCCTTCAATGATGAAGTCGTGCCGGTGACGGTCAGCACCCGTGCAGGCGATGTGGTGGTCGAACATGACGAAGCACCCTCAAAAGGCCGCCCCGACAAGATCCCGCAGCTGAAGCCCGCCTTTGCCAAGGACGGGACGATCACGGCGGCAACCTCCAGCTCGATCTCGGACGGCGCTGCTGCACTGGTGCTGACCCGCGCGAGCGTGGCCGAGGGCAAGGGGCTGACGCCGGTTGCCCGCGTGGTCGCTACGGCTGCCCATGCGCAGGCTCCCGCGCAGTTCACCACCGCGCCGATCCCGGCGATCCAGAAGGTGCTGGCGCGCGCCGGATGGGGCGTGGATGATGTCGATCTGTTTGAAGTGAACGAGGCTTTCGCCTGCGTCGCCATGTTCGCGATGCGCGATCTGGGTATCGGCCACGACAAGATCAACGTCAACGGCGGCGGTACGGCGCTCGGTCACCCAATCGGGGCGAGCGGCACGCGGATCATCGTGACTTTGCTGAACGCGCTCAAGACGCAGGGCAAGAAGCGCGGCGTTGCCTCACTGTGCATCGGCGGTGGGGAAGCCACCGCTGTCGCCGTCGAATTGATCTGA
- a CDS encoding NAD(P)H-dependent flavin oxidoreductase: MRATGRREGEFSLFKGLSPIVYGGREVWPLVEGGKGVSATNHASSGAWAAAGGIGTVSAVNADSYDDNGNPIPQIYHGRTREERHQELIRYAIDGATTQVKKAYEIANGKGAININVLWEMGGAQAVLEGVLENTRGMVTGVTCGAGMPYKLAEIAARFNVCYLPIVSSGRAFRALWKRSYNKVPDLMAAVVYEDPWLAGGHNGLSNAEDPTKPEDPYPRVKALRDVMRAEGVADSVPIVMAGGVWYLRDWNDWIDNPELGTIAFQFGTRPLLTQESPIPQIWKDMLRTVEPGDVLLHKFSPTGFYSSAVKTPFLYDLMHRSERQIPFFKRGEEDGTVQLGEDGKARSFWVRPEDKSRAEMWMRAGHTEPLKTPDGTIVFVTPEARDTIREDQQACMGCLSHCGFSSWKDHDDYTTGRLADPRSFCIQKTLQDIAHGDDPDKNLAFAGHAAYNFKTDPFYSNGYTPSVGELVERILTGD; encoded by the coding sequence ATGCGCGCCACGGGACGGCGCGAAGGGGAGTTTTCATTGTTCAAGGGATTGAGCCCGATTGTCTATGGCGGGCGCGAAGTGTGGCCGCTGGTGGAAGGCGGGAAGGGTGTGTCGGCGACCAACCACGCCAGTTCGGGCGCATGGGCGGCAGCCGGCGGTATTGGTACCGTCAGTGCCGTCAATGCCGACAGCTATGACGATAATGGTAACCCCATTCCGCAGATCTACCATGGCCGCACGCGTGAGGAGCGCCATCAGGAACTGATCCGCTACGCCATCGACGGTGCCACCACGCAGGTGAAGAAGGCCTATGAGATCGCCAATGGCAAGGGCGCGATCAACATCAATGTGCTGTGGGAAATGGGTGGGGCGCAGGCCGTGCTCGAAGGCGTGCTGGAAAACACGCGCGGGATGGTGACGGGCGTCACCTGCGGCGCGGGAATGCCTTACAAGCTGGCCGAGATCGCCGCGCGCTTCAACGTCTGCTACCTCCCCATTGTCAGTTCGGGTCGCGCTTTCCGCGCGCTGTGGAAGCGCAGCTACAACAAGGTTCCCGATCTGATGGCGGCGGTGGTCTATGAAGATCCCTGGCTGGCGGGCGGGCATAATGGTCTCAGCAATGCAGAAGACCCGACCAAGCCCGAAGATCCCTATCCCCGCGTCAAGGCGCTGCGCGATGTGATGCGCGCCGAGGGTGTGGCCGATAGCGTGCCGATCGTGATGGCTGGCGGGGTGTGGTACCTGCGCGACTGGAACGACTGGATCGATAATCCCGAACTCGGCACCATCGCCTTCCAGTTCGGCACGCGGCCGCTGCTCACGCAGGAAAGCCCGATCCCGCAGATCTGGAAGGACATGCTGCGTACCGTGGAGCCGGGCGATGTGCTGCTCCACAAGTTCTCGCCCACCGGCTTTTACTCGAGCGCGGTCAAGACCCCGTTCCTCTACGACCTTATGCACCGCTCCGAGCGCCAGATCCCGTTCTTCAAGCGCGGCGAGGAAGATGGCACGGTGCAACTGGGCGAAGACGGCAAGGCGCGCAGCTTCTGGGTGCGCCCCGAAGACAAGTCGCGTGCCGAAATGTGGATGCGCGCCGGGCATACCGAGCCCTTGAAGACGCCGGACGGCACTATCGTCTTCGTCACGCCCGAAGCGCGCGACACGATCCGCGAAGATCAGCAAGCCTGCATGGGCTGCCTGTCGCATTGCGGATTTTCGAGCTGGAAAGACCACGACGATTACACCACCGGCCGCCTTGCCGACCCGCGCAGCTTCTGCATCCAGAAGACCCTGCAAGACATCGCCCATGGCGACGATCCCGACAAGAACCTCGCCTTTGCGGGCCACGCGGCTTACAACTTCAAGACCGATCCGTTCTATTCGAACGGCTACACCCCCAGCGTGGGCGAACTGGTCGAACGGATTTTGACGGGGGATTGA
- a CDS encoding SH3 domain-containing protein produces MMGFRVIAVFGLCLLMAFTIVCNPAQAQDRQTPYWASLRYDEVRMRTGPSGEYPIEWVYKRKGLPVKVVRLREGWRLVEDPEGTQGWIASSQLDPARSGMVVGNGLVEVRAEPADASAIKWRAEPGVIGRLLRCGGAWCELDIAGRKGWVSAARLWGAEALPGDE; encoded by the coding sequence ATGATGGGATTTCGCGTAATTGCCGTATTCGGCCTGTGCCTGCTGATGGCCTTCACGATCGTCTGCAATCCGGCGCAGGCGCAGGATCGTCAGACACCTTATTGGGCCAGTCTGCGCTATGACGAGGTGCGGATGCGGACTGGCCCCAGCGGTGAATATCCGATTGAATGGGTCTACAAACGCAAGGGCCTGCCGGTGAAGGTGGTGCGCCTGCGCGAAGGGTGGCGACTGGTTGAAGATCCCGAAGGCACACAGGGCTGGATTGCCTCGAGCCAGCTTGATCCCGCTCGCAGCGGCATGGTGGTCGGGAACGGGCTGGTTGAGGTGCGCGCCGAACCCGCGGATGCCTCTGCAATCAAATGGCGCGCCGAGCCGGGCGTCATCGGCCGCCTGCTGCGCTGCGGGGGCGCATGGTGCGAGCTTGATATTGCCGGACGCAAGGGCTGGGTCAGCGCCGCGCGCCTGTGGGGTGCCGAGGCGCTGCCGGGCGACGAGTAA